The following proteins are co-located in the Nerophis ophidion isolate RoL-2023_Sa linkage group LG04, RoL_Noph_v1.0, whole genome shotgun sequence genome:
- the sesn2 gene encoding sestrin-2, which yields MSTQKREMASDTENGFTCRTNGDGAPDPESRGSGDTTRRRPCQSETGADDGGGSPTTMKSLARLCSRDEEERAAALEELSRGVLVCLGLDRPGSTRLGKDTLLHLLRLSSSCPLAEVRARATELLRAAQEQGVDVPRPLALGPSAFIPAKQILKEGPDQDILIESFLSLGRVDHVTMVMALHPAYLSCFLRTQHDLLVLDGPLPRHWRHYIAIMAAARHQCSYLVQQHSAGFLEAGGDESWLSGLQHAPAKLRSLHPLNKLLAHRPWLVTQLHIQDLVYPGAELRWSLAELIQAVVLMAHAHSLCSFVWGCGLNPEPDHVGGHTFQPPSPGHPTRSPNSPAHEDGRQELVDGAMEVEVLMKRMVELQQQDEECTQEEMVTRFERERSESIPTAVVRGAPPERLLHLVEDPEFRYEDFAPRGEQAPPTMRAQDYSWEDHGYSLVNRLLPDMGQLLDEKFQVVSNLTYHRMAMHEGVDTHTLRKALWNYIHCLYGIRYDDYDYASVNVLLERSLKVFVKTMACHPEQTTARIYHAFWRHFRHSEKVHANLIVMEARLQAALLYTLRAITHYMR from the exons ATGTCCACCCAGAAGCGAGAGATGGCCAGTGACACTGAGAACGGCTTCACCTGCCGGACCAACGGAGACGGTGCGCCGGACCCGGAGTCCCGCGGTTCCGGCGACACGACTCGCCGCCGCCCGTGCCAGTCCGAGACCGGAGCCGACGACGGCGGCGGATCCCCCACCACCATGAAGAGCCTGGCGCGGCTCTGCAGCAGGGACGAGGAGGAGAGGGCAGCGGCTCTGGAGGAGCTGAGCCGGGGGGTCCTGGTGTGTCTGGGTCTGGACCGGCCCGGCTCCACTCGCCTGGGCAAGGACACGCTGCTGCATCTGCTGCGGCTCTCGTCCTCTTGTCCATTAGCGGAGGTGCGCGCCAGAGCCACGGAGCTGCTGCGGGCCGCTCAG GAGCAAGGAGTGGATGTGCCCCGCCCCCTGGCCCTCGGTCCCAGCGCCTTCATCCCTGCCAAACAG ATATTGAAAGAGGGGCCCGACCAGGACATCCTCATCGAGTCCTTCCTCTCCCTGGGGCGCGTGGACCACGTCACCATGGTGATGGCGCTGCACCCCGCCTACCTCAGCTGCTTCCTGAGGACCCAGCATGACCTGCTGGTGCTGGACGGCCCCTTGCCTCGCCACTGGAGGCACTACATCGCCATCATG GCGGCGGCCCGGCACCAATGCTCCTACCTGGTACAGCAGCACAGCGCCGGCTTCCTGGAGGCCGGTGGAGACGAGAGCTGGCTGAGCGGCCTGCAGCACGCCCCTGCCAAGCTGCGCAGTTTGCACCCACTCAACAAGCTGCTGGCGCACAGGCCCTGGCTGGTCACCCAGCTGCACATCCAG GATCTGGTGTACCCGGGTGCCGAGCTCCGCTGGTCGCTGGCCGAGCTCATACAGGCCGTGGTCCTCATGGCGCACGCCCACTCCCTCTGCTCCTTCGTGTGGGGCTGCGGACTCAACCCGGAGCCGGACCACGTCGGAGGCCACACCTTCCAGCCGCCCTCGCCCGGACACCCCACCCGCAGTCCCAACAGCCCCGCCCACGAGGACGGCCGCCAAGAG TTGGTGGACGGAGCCATGGAGGTGGAGGTGCTGATGAAGAGGATGGTGGAGCTCCAGCAGCAGGACGAGGAGTGCACGCAGGAGGAGATGGTGACGCGCTTTGAGCGGGAACGAAGCGAGAGCATCCCGACAG CTGTGGTGCGAGGGGCGCCACCCGAGCGACTGCTGCATCTGGTGGAGGACCCGGAGTTCAGATACGAGGACTTTGCCCCCAGGGGAGAGCAGGCCCCACCTACCATGAGAGCTCAG GACTACTCCTGGGAGGACCACGGCTACTCGCTGGTCAACAGACTGCTGCCGGACATGGGACAGCTCCTGGACGAGAAATTccag GTGGTGAGCAACCTGACCTACCACAGGATGGCCATGCACGAGGGTGTGGACACGCACACTCTGAGAAAAGCCCTGTGGAACTACATCCACTGCCTCTACGGCATTCG GTACGACGACTACGATTACGCCAGCGTCAACGTGCTGCTGGAGCGCTCCTTGAAGGTGTTCGTCAAGACCATGGCCTGTCACCCCGAGCAAACCACCGCACGCATCTACCACGCCTTCTGGAGGCACTTCCGGCACTCTGagaag GTCCACGCCAACCTCATCGTGATGGAGGCTCGCCTGCAGGCGGCGCTGTTATACACCCTGCGAGCCATCACTCACTACATGAGATGA